From Antennarius striatus isolate MH-2024 chromosome 9, ASM4005453v1, whole genome shotgun sequence, one genomic window encodes:
- the si:dkey-79d12.5 gene encoding maternal B9.15 protein: MEREVKAGVDFLKNLAVRRGKLSEAKGELFAKKLEKLLCNKYDGHWYPDSPSRGQAYRCIQTRNGVFCDEVVLKACDECMLAPSELSLPLDVTLWIDPLEVCVRCGENSRPFTVACFEEVDEAVVQRDDTTVEPVNLDTSDYHSASSSDCGSATSSDTEEEAKEEKEVAKKVESEGNTYNIVMVPRIRKRQGRSEDKMKYAKNMMPTSYQYVYHSAPVWPQYKRGAPVFLSTLCVPPAPPPPPPQHVLGYYILPQTQPQFILPQATLKPWTSVKG; this comes from the exons ATGGAACGAGAGGTGAAGGCTGGCGTCGACTTCCTCAAAAACCTGGCTGTGAGACGTGGGAAGCTCAGTGAAGCCAAGGGAGAACTGTTTGCTAAGAAGCTGGAGAAACTTTTATGCAACAAATACGACGGCCACTGGTACCCGGACTCCCCCAGCAGAGGACAGGCATACAG GTGTATTCAAACCCGTAATGGAGTTTTCTGTGATGAAGTGGTCCTGAAGGCATGTGACGAGTGCATGCTCGCACCCAGTGAGCTCAGTCTTCCGCTTGATGTCACTCTGTGGATCGACCcactggaggtgtgtgtgag ATGTGGGGAGAACAGCAGGCCATTCACAGTAGCCTGTTTTGAAGAAGTTGATGAGGCTGTGGTACAACGGGACGACACTACCGTGGAGCCGGTAAACCTGGACACATCAGATTATCACTCTGCATCCTCCTCAGATTGTGGCTCAGCTACATCAAGtgacacagaggaggaggcaaaagaggaaaaagaggttGCCAAGAAAGTAGAATCAGAAGGTAACACCTATAACATAGTGATGGTGCCCAGGATTCGGAAACGGCAAGGACGATCAGAAGATAAGATGAAATATGCCAAGAATATG ATGCCAACTAGTTACCAGTATGTCTACCACTCTGCACCAGTGTGGCCACAGTACAAGAGGGGTGCTCCAGTGTTTCTGAGTACTCTGTGTGTGCCCCcagcacctccacctcctccaccccagCATGTACTTGGCTACTACATCTTACCGCAGACGCAACCACAGTTCATTCTGCCACAGGCCACTCTGAAGCCATGGACATCTGTGAAGGGTTAG